Proteins encoded together in one Coregonus clupeaformis isolate EN_2021a chromosome 30, ASM2061545v1, whole genome shotgun sequence window:
- the LOC121546809 gene encoding uncharacterized protein LOC121546809 isoform X2, producing MVVNGQVLLRFIFHPFYNGYEKLCSKLHPERFPVVNTRGYVNDFYKGRISTTEYNGGMDVTIWNLKPVDAGDYRCVIVNRVHHIYSDYRLQIDHGRRSGLVPPGPRVRSTIRPSISSSSSSSSSDASVFYKHHNDGPSVSRSFGVPLAAGLCVTMVIVICSIVVAVVHRKVEAEKKCGATSSDSAAHTLSYIPQEESSIIYITVDFKPHENHTTELYANLQTLSSPRGHDPDPHREPAGTVVYSTLASNQR from the exons ATGGTGGTGAATGGACAAGTTCTGCTGAGATTTATATTTCATCCCTTCTACAATGGTTATGAGAAGTTATGTTCTAAACTACATCCTGAGAGATTTCCTGTTGTGAATACCAGAGGATATGTCAACGACTTCTACAAGGGAAGAATATCGACAACAGAATACAACGGTGGGATGGACGTTACGATATGGAATTTAAAGCCTGTGGACGCTGGTGACTACAGGTGTGTTATTGTCAACCGTGTGCATCATATCTACTCTGACTATCGCCTCCAGATTG ATCATGGTCGACGTAGCGGTCTTGTACCCCCTGGACCTCGTGTCAGGTCAACCATCAGACCCTccatctcatcatcatcatcatcctcctcctcagacGCCTCTGTTTTCTACAAGCACCACAATGACGGCCCCAG TGTTTCCCGGAGCTTTGGTGTACCGCTGGCTGCAGGTCTCTGCGTCACTATGGTGATTGTAATCTGTTCGATCGTAGTTGCTGTGGTTCATCGCAAAGTCGAGGCGGAGA AGAAATGTGGAGCAACTTCCAGTGACTCAGCAGCCCACACTCTATCA TACATCCCTCAAGAGGAGAGCAGTATTATCTACATCACGGTGGACTTCAAACCTCATGAGAACCACACCACAGAGCTGTATGCTAACCTACAGACACTCAGCAGCCCCAGAGGTCATGACCCTGACCCACACAGAGAGCCTGCTGGGACTGTGGTGTACTCCACACTGGCTAGCAACCAACGCTGA
- the LOC121546810 gene encoding pepsin A-like, whose product MVNELKVLLMIRIFIFPKVLFLSECHTKISLIKGKTARETLMEKGLWEETRLKFPYNPMAKFYQTGGNEAMTNDADLSYYGVISIGTPPQSFKVIFDTGSSNLWVPSVYCSSQACQNHDKFNPGLSSTFTWSSKTVSIQYGTGSMTGQLAYDTVSVGGISVTQQIFGASQTEAPFMANMVADGILGLAFPNLAASGATPVFDNMMTQGLVSQSLFSVYLSGNSAEGSVVSFGVIEPTYYTGQITWIPLSLVTYWQITMDSVTINGNTVACNGGCQAIIDTGTSMIVGPTNDIKNINYLVGATINQYGYTTVNCNIIPNMPEVTFNLNGHAFTIPASAFTIQDPYGCRTGFSNGGYQQLWILGDVFIRQYYAIFDRQNNRVGLAKAV is encoded by the exons ATGGTTAATGAACTTAAAGTGCTGCTGATGATAAGGATCTTCATATTCCCCAAGG TCCTGTTCCTCTCCGAGTGTCATACCAA GATCTCTCTGATCAAGGGGAAGACTGCCAGAGAGACCCTGATGGAGAAAGGTTTATGGGAGGAGACAAGGCTGAAGTTCCCCTACAACCCTATGGCCAAATTCTACCAGACTGGTGGAAATGAGGCTATGACCAACGACGCTGAT TTGTCCTACTATGGTGTGATCTCCATTGGAACCCCTCCCCAGTCCTTCAAGGTCATCTTTGACACTGGCTCCTCCAACCTGTGGGTTCCCTCTGTCTACTGCTCCAGTCAGGCTTGCC AGAACCATGACAAATTCAACCCTGGACTCTCCAGTACTTTCACGTGGTCCAGCAAGACTGTTTCCATTCAGTACGGAACTGGCAGCATGACTGGACAGCTGGCATACGACACTGTTTCG GTGGGAGGTATCTCTGTCACCCAGCAGATTTTTGGTGCCAGTCAGACCGAGGCTCCTTTTATGGCGAACATGGTTGCTGACGGTATCCTGGGCCTGGCTTTCCCCAACCTGGCAGCCTCTGGAGCCACACCTGTCTTTGACAACATGATGACCCAGGGCCTGGTGTCCCAgtccctcttctctgtctacctGAGCGG AAACTCAGCAGAGGGTAGCGTGGTGTCCTTCGGTGTCATCGAGCCTACCTACTACACCGGGCAGATCACATGGATCCCTCTGTCCTTGGTGACCTACTGGCAGATCACCATGGACAG TGTTACCATCAACGGCAACACAGTGGCTTGCAATGGTGGCTGTCAGGCTATCATAGATACTGGCACCTCCATGATCGTCGGGCCAACCAATGACATCAAAAACATTAACTACTTGGTCGGAGCCACCATCAACCAGTACGGATAT ACCACTGTGAACTGCAACATCATCCCCAACATGCCCGAGGTGACCTTCAACCTCAACGGGCACGCCTTCACCATCCCTGCCTCTGCCTTCACCATCCAG gacCCCTACGGCTGCAGGACTGGTTTTAGTAACGGTGGCTATCAGCAGCTCTGGATCCTTGGAGATGTCTTCATCAGGCAGTACTATGCAATCTTCGACAGGCAGAACAACAGGGTTGGTCTGGCCAAAGCTGTGTAA
- the LOC121546809 gene encoding uncharacterized protein LOC121546809 isoform X1, whose product MKIIFLFLLLLDDPEIEAQQGMVVNGQVLLRFIFHPFYNGYEKLCSKLHPERFPVVNTRGYVNDFYKGRISTTEYNGGMDVTIWNLKPVDAGDYRCVIVNRVHHIYSDYRLQIDHGRRSGLVPPGPRVRSTIRPSISSSSSSSSSDASVFYKHHNDGPSVSRSFGVPLAAGLCVTMVIVICSIVVAVVHRKVEAEKKCGATSSDSAAHTLSYIPQEESSIIYITVDFKPHENHTTELYANLQTLSSPRGHDPDPHREPAGTVVYSTLASNQR is encoded by the exons ATGACCCTGAGATAGAAGCACAACAGGGGATGGTGGTGAATGGACAAGTTCTGCTGAGATTTATATTTCATCCCTTCTACAATGGTTATGAGAAGTTATGTTCTAAACTACATCCTGAGAGATTTCCTGTTGTGAATACCAGAGGATATGTCAACGACTTCTACAAGGGAAGAATATCGACAACAGAATACAACGGTGGGATGGACGTTACGATATGGAATTTAAAGCCTGTGGACGCTGGTGACTACAGGTGTGTTATTGTCAACCGTGTGCATCATATCTACTCTGACTATCGCCTCCAGATTG ATCATGGTCGACGTAGCGGTCTTGTACCCCCTGGACCTCGTGTCAGGTCAACCATCAGACCCTccatctcatcatcatcatcatcctcctcctcagacGCCTCTGTTTTCTACAAGCACCACAATGACGGCCCCAG TGTTTCCCGGAGCTTTGGTGTACCGCTGGCTGCAGGTCTCTGCGTCACTATGGTGATTGTAATCTGTTCGATCGTAGTTGCTGTGGTTCATCGCAAAGTCGAGGCGGAGA AGAAATGTGGAGCAACTTCCAGTGACTCAGCAGCCCACACTCTATCA TACATCCCTCAAGAGGAGAGCAGTATTATCTACATCACGGTGGACTTCAAACCTCATGAGAACCACACCACAGAGCTGTATGCTAACCTACAGACACTCAGCAGCCCCAGAGGTCATGACCCTGACCCACACAGAGAGCCTGCTGGGACTGTGGTGTACTCCACACTGGCTAGCAACCAACGCTGA